One genomic region from Euzebya tangerina encodes:
- a CDS encoding acyl-CoA carboxylase epsilon subunit, translated as MSEDHLRITVTSGHATAEEVAALSMAVLALASSAGGPPPAASSSAWAYAARREATGVAPLRSAADPRLTRR; from the coding sequence ATGAGCGAGGACCACCTGCGCATCACCGTCACGTCCGGCCATGCCACGGCCGAGGAGGTCGCGGCCCTCAGCATGGCTGTGCTCGCCCTGGCGTCATCGGCTGGTGGGCCCCCGCCGGCGGCCTCTTCCTCGGCGTGGGCCTACGCGGCGCGCCGGGAGGCAACCGGTGTGGCCCCGCTACGGTCGGCTGCCGACCCGCGGCTCACTCGACGGTGA
- the glpX gene encoding class II fructose-bisphosphatase: MADRNLALELVRATEAAAIAAGRWMGRNDKEAGDQAAVDGMRHMLTTVDMAGVVVIGEGEKDEAPMLFNGETVGSGNGPATDIAVDPVDGTTLLAQGRPGALAVLAMSPRGTMFDPGPMVYMEKWVVGADAVGVIDIDAPTTENLKQIAKAKSKNVSDLTVIMLDRERHATMAQEIRDAGARLRLIMDGDVAGGLLAAMPDRSIDLCVGIGGTPEGVGTACAIRALGGEMLGRLWARDTDEAARARADGFDLEEILTTEKLVASPDTFFVCTGVTSGELLAGVNYTGHGVSTDSLVMRGSSGTVRRILADHTDRKLEELGALGQ; encoded by the coding sequence ATGGCTGACCGCAACCTCGCACTCGAACTCGTCCGGGCCACCGAAGCCGCCGCGATCGCGGCCGGACGGTGGATGGGCCGAAACGACAAGGAGGCCGGCGACCAAGCCGCCGTCGACGGCATGAGGCACATGTTGACCACCGTCGACATGGCCGGGGTCGTGGTGATCGGGGAGGGGGAGAAGGACGAGGCCCCGATGCTGTTCAACGGGGAGACGGTGGGCTCTGGGAACGGCCCGGCGACCGACATCGCCGTCGATCCGGTCGATGGGACCACGCTGCTCGCCCAGGGCCGGCCCGGGGCGCTGGCGGTCCTCGCGATGTCGCCGCGCGGGACCATGTTCGACCCGGGACCCATGGTCTACATGGAGAAGTGGGTGGTGGGTGCCGACGCTGTCGGCGTGATCGACATCGATGCGCCGACCACCGAGAACCTCAAGCAGATCGCCAAGGCGAAGTCCAAGAACGTCAGCGACCTCACGGTGATCATGCTGGACCGTGAGCGTCACGCGACGATGGCCCAGGAGATCCGGGACGCCGGCGCACGGCTGCGGCTGATCATGGACGGCGACGTCGCGGGCGGACTGCTGGCGGCAATGCCGGACCGCTCCATCGACCTCTGCGTGGGCATCGGCGGGACCCCGGAGGGTGTGGGGACGGCTTGCGCCATCCGGGCGCTCGGCGGTGAGATGCTCGGCCGACTGTGGGCCCGGGACACCGACGAGGCGGCGCGGGCTCGTGCGGACGGGTTCGACCTCGAGGAGATCCTGACGACGGAGAAGCTGGTCGCCAGTCCGGACACCTTCTTCGTCTGCACGGGTGTGACCAGCGGGGAACTGCTGGCGGGCGTGAACTACACCGGTCACGGCGTGTCGACCGACTCCCTGGTGATGCGGGGAAGCTCGGGGACCGTCCGGCGGATCCTGGCGGACCACACGGATCGGAAGCTCGAGGAGCTCGGCGCCCTCGGCCAGTAG
- a CDS encoding enoyl-CoA hydratase/isomerase family protein, translated as MPPVTIADHQLESRGRIRVVTLSRPAVRNAMDTRLLMVLLDTLTDAVGDDDVAAIVLTGDAGHFSAGADLKEELDRAGQVRRMELFGQVYETVAMCPKAVVAAVVGSCVGGGAEVATACDIRVASTDITMRFPGTRMGVPVGAAKLVGLVGLGTAKDLVLSARTIDGTEAHRIGLVQRLAPAEAVLSTAVQVAETIAAGDPHTVTYLKAMFDRFSGLGDRVQAENDAIHALAEAGGDYTSLNQPNPKTTSGWSATAWKHR; from the coding sequence ATGCCCCCCGTGACCATCGCCGACCATCAGCTCGAGTCGAGGGGACGCATCCGTGTGGTGACGCTCTCGCGGCCGGCGGTCCGCAACGCGATGGACACCCGTCTTCTGATGGTGCTGCTGGACACCCTGACCGACGCCGTCGGTGACGACGATGTCGCCGCCATCGTCCTGACCGGCGACGCCGGCCACTTCTCGGCCGGTGCTGACCTGAAGGAGGAACTGGACCGCGCCGGCCAGGTCCGGCGCATGGAGCTGTTCGGCCAGGTGTACGAGACGGTGGCGATGTGTCCGAAGGCCGTGGTCGCCGCCGTCGTCGGCTCGTGCGTCGGAGGGGGAGCCGAGGTGGCGACCGCCTGTGACATCCGGGTGGCCTCGACCGACATCACGATGCGGTTCCCCGGGACCCGGATGGGGGTCCCGGTCGGTGCCGCCAAGCTGGTGGGACTGGTCGGGCTCGGCACCGCCAAGGACCTGGTCCTCTCCGCACGGACCATCGACGGAACCGAGGCACACCGGATCGGGCTGGTGCAGCGCCTCGCACCCGCCGAGGCCGTGCTCAGCACCGCGGTCCAGGTCGCAGAGACCATCGCGGCGGGCGACCCGCACACCGTGACCTACCTCAAGGCCATGTTCGACCGCTTCTCCGGCCTCGGGGATCGGGTGCAGGCCGAGAACGACGCCATCCACGCGCTGGCGGAGGCCGGAGGCGACTACACCTCGCTCAACCAGCCCAACCCGAAGACCACCTCGGGGTGGTCGGCCACCGCGTGGAAGCACCGCTGA
- a CDS encoding NAD(P)H-quinone dehydrogenase, with protein sequence MKPSIVILGGGPGGYEAALVAAEQGADVTVVSAEGLGGNSVLWDCVPSKAMVVSSVAMGSMQKAERLGVHLKGDGSDNVASATEADIGEVMDRVRRLGLSQSADIESNVEAAGARIIRGWGRLAGPDTVEVTAEDGTATAHHGDVVLVATGSTPRILPFFEPDGERVFTSRELFNLTSKPDRLIVVGSGVTGAEYAQAFAKMGVDVHLVSSRDVILPSEDTDAARVLEGEFERWGMTIHRRRRAGDCDVTGEGVRVKIAAPDGTEEEWIEGSHVLFCVGQVPASRGLGLESAGVDIDEHGFVQVDAVSRTNIRTVYAAGDVTGRIMLASVAAMQGRNAMYHALGMAVAPLRWDAVAACVFTSPQVATVGKSGEEIAAEELGADTLRLNFAGNPRAKMEEATVGFVKIHALKGSGTVVGATVVADNASDLITPLSVAVHHRLSVSQVAQAFAIYPSMGGSTAEAARQLMGLQAGASA encoded by the coding sequence GTGAAGCCTTCAATCGTCATTCTGGGAGGTGGCCCGGGCGGGTACGAGGCCGCACTGGTCGCGGCCGAACAAGGGGCCGACGTCACCGTCGTGTCCGCCGAGGGGTTGGGGGGCAACTCCGTCCTCTGGGACTGCGTCCCCTCCAAGGCCATGGTCGTCTCCTCGGTTGCCATGGGGTCGATGCAGAAGGCCGAACGGTTGGGGGTCCACCTCAAGGGCGACGGGTCGGACAACGTGGCCTCGGCCACCGAGGCCGACATCGGTGAGGTCATGGACCGCGTTCGCCGTCTGGGCCTCAGCCAGTCCGCCGACATCGAGTCAAACGTCGAGGCCGCGGGCGCCCGCATCATCAGGGGCTGGGGTCGACTGGCCGGACCCGACACGGTCGAGGTCACCGCCGAGGACGGCACGGCAACCGCTCACCACGGCGACGTCGTTCTCGTGGCCACGGGCTCCACGCCGCGGATCCTGCCGTTCTTCGAGCCCGACGGGGAGCGGGTCTTCACCTCACGGGAGCTGTTCAACCTGACCAGCAAGCCAGACCGGCTGATCGTGGTCGGCTCGGGTGTCACCGGCGCCGAGTACGCCCAAGCCTTCGCCAAGATGGGCGTGGACGTCCATCTGGTCAGCTCCCGCGACGTCATCCTGCCCAGCGAGGACACCGACGCCGCGCGAGTGCTCGAAGGCGAGTTCGAGCGCTGGGGCATGACCATCCACCGTCGGCGACGTGCGGGCGACTGCGACGTGACCGGCGAGGGTGTCCGGGTCAAGATCGCCGCCCCGGACGGCACTGAGGAGGAGTGGATCGAGGGCAGCCACGTCTTGTTCTGCGTGGGCCAGGTCCCGGCCTCCCGTGGCCTGGGTCTCGAGTCCGCCGGTGTCGACATCGACGAGCACGGGTTCGTCCAGGTCGACGCGGTCAGCCGGACGAACATCCGCACGGTCTACGCTGCCGGAGACGTGACCGGTCGGATCATGCTGGCCAGTGTCGCGGCCATGCAGGGCCGCAACGCCATGTACCACGCCCTCGGCATGGCCGTCGCGCCGTTGCGGTGGGACGCCGTCGCCGCCTGCGTCTTCACCTCACCGCAGGTGGCCACCGTCGGCAAGTCGGGTGAGGAGATCGCCGCCGAGGAGTTGGGTGCCGACACCCTGCGCCTGAACTTCGCGGGCAACCCGCGGGCGAAGATGGAGGAGGCGACCGTCGGGTTCGTCAAGATCCACGCGTTGAAGGGGTCCGGAACCGTGGTGGGTGCGACCGTCGTCGCCGACAACGCCAGCGATCTGATCACACCGCTCAGCGTGGCCGTCCACCACCGGCTGAGCGTCAGCCAGGTCGCCCAGGCCTTCGCCATCTACCCGTCGATGGGCGGCTCGACAGCAGAGGCGGCACGCCAGCTCATGGGGCTCCAAGCGGGCGCGAGCGCCTGA
- a CDS encoding plastocyanin/azurin family copper-binding protein has product MRSSPSIPQPSPEPPASEPAGFSAGWRRSAPLLLLVVLAMTLSACTQQEPEVSANDQVPAALRVAEVEEGEDGEGGESGGEGLEEADAVWTADSSLVYTSAPSTIPADGALLAMELTAGTPHNVVIEGFEGDRILLELDGPGVDTAQVSIPPGTYTYYCSIAGHRAAGMEGTVTVE; this is encoded by the coding sequence ATGCGTTCGTCACCGTCGATCCCCCAACCGTCGCCCGAGCCGCCGGCGTCCGAGCCGGCAGGATTCTCGGCCGGCTGGCGACGATCTGCGCCGCTGCTGCTGCTCGTCGTCCTCGCAATGACGTTGAGCGCCTGCACGCAGCAGGAACCGGAGGTCAGTGCCAACGACCAGGTTCCTGCCGCCCTTCGTGTCGCCGAGGTCGAGGAGGGCGAGGACGGCGAAGGCGGTGAGAGTGGTGGTGAGGGTCTGGAGGAGGCTGACGCGGTGTGGACGGCCGATTCCAGTCTGGTCTACACCTCCGCTCCCTCGACCATCCCCGCAGACGGCGCGCTGCTGGCGATGGAGTTGACGGCAGGGACGCCGCACAACGTGGTCATCGAGGGGTTCGAGGGTGACCGGATCCTGCTCGAGTTGGACGGCCCCGGCGTCGACACTGCGCAGGTGTCCATCCCTCCCGGGACCTACACCTACTACTGCTCCATCGCCGGCCACCGCGCCGCCGGCATGGAAGGCACGGTCACCGTCGAGTGA
- a CDS encoding acetyl/propionyl/methylcrotonyl-CoA carboxylase subunit alpha, which translates to MTAPLPDPPSAALADLGPVLVANRGEIALRVFRACADLGLESIAVYSEADRDAPWLSAADAAYLLGPAPAAESYLNIARITEVIEQSGAGAVHPGYGFLSENADFARAMTESGVTWVGPPPASITAMGDKISAREAARAAECPLVPGMMEPTDDPEEVKAFAAEHGYPLIIKAAFGGGGRGMKVVRGDGDLLEALESAQREAVAAFGRGEVYVERYLARPRHIEIQILADTHGNTLYLGDRDCSTQRRHQKLIEEAPAPGLPDEVRAAMGASAVRVSEQVGYTGAGTCEYLYEDGDFYFLEMNTRLQVEHPVTEQVTGVDLVEWQLRVAAGEALPFTQDDVRLEGHSIEARINAENVGMGFVPSPGLITGWQAPSGPGVRVDGVGAAGWEIPRSYDSLIAKLITTGADREQARRRMIRALGELTIEGVPTTQDFFEVAFGHEDFIAGSTSTISVETEWDLSGIAAAPAPAAADDDDQATQPLVVEVGGKRLEVTVHGLAAVAGAPAAAKPKRRRGSTGGGQAVSGDDLAAPMQGTIVKTAVEDGEEVAEGDLVLVLEAMKMENAIKAHKAGSVSLRAAAGDVVNSGDVLATIVDT; encoded by the coding sequence GTGACGGCTCCCCTCCCCGACCCACCGAGCGCAGCGTTGGCCGATCTGGGTCCCGTCCTGGTCGCCAACCGAGGCGAGATCGCCCTCCGGGTGTTCCGTGCCTGCGCCGACCTCGGACTCGAGTCGATCGCGGTCTACTCCGAGGCCGATCGGGATGCACCCTGGCTGTCCGCGGCGGACGCCGCCTACCTGCTCGGGCCTGCTCCGGCGGCGGAGTCCTACCTCAACATCGCCCGCATCACCGAGGTGATCGAGCAGTCAGGAGCGGGTGCGGTGCACCCGGGGTACGGGTTCCTGTCAGAGAACGCCGACTTCGCCCGGGCGATGACCGAGTCAGGTGTGACCTGGGTGGGACCGCCGCCTGCGTCCATCACCGCGATGGGCGACAAGATCTCCGCCCGCGAGGCCGCACGGGCCGCCGAGTGCCCCCTGGTCCCCGGGATGATGGAGCCGACGGATGACCCCGAGGAGGTCAAGGCCTTCGCCGCAGAGCACGGCTACCCGCTGATCATCAAGGCGGCCTTCGGCGGTGGCGGACGCGGCATGAAGGTCGTGCGCGGTGACGGGGACCTCCTCGAGGCGCTGGAGAGTGCCCAGCGCGAGGCCGTAGCCGCCTTCGGTCGGGGGGAGGTCTACGTGGAGCGCTACCTGGCCCGACCCCGGCACATCGAGATCCAGATCCTGGCCGACACCCACGGCAACACCCTCTACCTCGGCGACCGTGACTGCTCGACCCAGCGTCGACACCAGAAGCTGATCGAGGAGGCGCCGGCCCCCGGTCTTCCCGATGAGGTTCGCGCCGCCATGGGGGCCTCCGCGGTCCGCGTGTCCGAGCAGGTCGGCTACACCGGTGCCGGCACGTGTGAGTACCTGTACGAGGACGGCGACTTCTACTTCCTGGAGATGAACACGCGCCTGCAGGTCGAGCACCCGGTCACCGAGCAGGTCACCGGTGTGGACCTGGTCGAGTGGCAGCTGCGGGTCGCTGCCGGTGAGGCCCTGCCCTTCACCCAGGACGACGTGCGACTCGAGGGCCACTCGATCGAGGCGCGCATCAACGCCGAGAACGTCGGCATGGGGTTCGTCCCCTCCCCGGGGCTGATCACCGGCTGGCAGGCGCCGTCGGGTCCCGGTGTCCGTGTCGATGGGGTCGGGGCAGCCGGCTGGGAGATCCCGCGGAGCTACGACTCGCTCATCGCGAAGCTGATCACCACGGGGGCGGACCGGGAACAGGCACGCCGCAGGATGATCCGTGCGCTCGGCGAGTTGACCATCGAGGGTGTGCCCACGACCCAGGACTTCTTCGAGGTCGCGTTCGGCCACGAGGACTTCATCGCCGGCTCCACCTCGACCATCAGCGTCGAGACGGAGTGGGACCTCTCCGGGATCGCCGCCGCGCCGGCACCGGCCGCCGCTGATGATGACGACCAGGCCACCCAGCCGCTCGTGGTGGAGGTCGGCGGCAAGCGCCTCGAGGTAACCGTCCACGGCCTCGCCGCGGTTGCTGGCGCGCCGGCTGCGGCCAAGCCGAAGCGCCGCCGCGGATCGACCGGTGGTGGCCAGGCCGTGTCCGGCGATGACCTGGCCGCACCGATGCAGGGGACCATCGTCAAGACCGCCGTCGAGGACGGCGAGGAGGTTGCCGAGGGCGACCTGGTCCTGGTGCTCGAGGCGATGAAGATGGAGAACGCGATCAAGGCACACAAGGCGGGCTCCGTGTCCTTGAGGGCGGCCGCGGGGGACGTGGTGAACTCCGGCGACGTCCTTGCGACCATCGTGGATACGTAG
- a CDS encoding sensor domain-containing diguanylate cyclase yields the protein MTSSPATPSEESQADIVEHAALVASLRSAASNALAGTFVGPVVLAAMLLVGGAAPALAIGVPLVLAVVTGVLALRTRQVASSPTLADLEPGLRGIYILLFAHGLLTGGTTLIPMDPAGLDNPMYPVLLASVTVIVAANLPTAFARTSMFLVTCVPMIALAALSALLVGGIGIILAVGITIVGGILFFNARQAGAAFRTASELRIRNEALVRELEASNEQLDRLAHTDALTDIPNRAGFARYLEARLARQGQSAVLFLDLDGFKAVNDAFGHQGGDRVLTEVAARISDVLRDEDVVARLGGDEFVVVGNATHERALDVLADRIRDVISRPIIIDGRPVQVAASMGMALATADESVEAIIARADTAMYQEKRRARA from the coding sequence GTGACCAGCAGTCCCGCGACACCCTCCGAGGAGAGCCAAGCCGACATCGTCGAGCACGCGGCTCTCGTGGCCTCGCTCCGGTCGGCGGCCTCCAACGCCCTCGCCGGCACCTTCGTGGGGCCGGTGGTGCTGGCTGCGATGCTGCTGGTGGGTGGCGCGGCGCCGGCCTTGGCCATCGGTGTGCCGCTGGTCCTGGCGGTGGTCACCGGCGTGCTGGCGCTGCGGACGAGGCAGGTGGCCTCCAGTCCGACGTTGGCTGACCTCGAACCGGGCCTGCGGGGGATCTACATCCTGCTGTTCGCCCACGGCCTCCTCACCGGCGGGACGACCCTGATCCCCATGGATCCAGCCGGGCTGGACAATCCGATGTACCCGGTCCTCCTGGCGTCGGTCACGGTGATCGTCGCGGCCAACCTGCCGACGGCCTTCGCACGCACCAGCATGTTCCTGGTCACCTGCGTGCCGATGATCGCACTCGCGGCGCTGAGCGCCCTCCTGGTCGGCGGGATCGGCATCATCCTGGCTGTCGGCATCACGATCGTCGGGGGGATCCTCTTCTTCAATGCGCGACAGGCCGGGGCGGCGTTCCGCACGGCGTCGGAGCTTCGGATCCGCAACGAGGCACTGGTCCGGGAGCTCGAAGCCTCCAACGAGCAGCTCGACCGCCTGGCGCACACCGATGCCCTGACAGACATCCCCAACCGTGCTGGCTTCGCCCGCTACCTGGAAGCCCGCCTGGCCCGACAAGGCCAGTCTGCGGTGCTCTTCTTGGACCTGGACGGCTTCAAGGCCGTCAACGATGCATTCGGCCATCAGGGTGGCGATCGGGTCCTGACCGAGGTCGCGGCCCGGATCTCCGATGTGCTCCGGGACGAGGATGTCGTGGCCCGCTTGGGGGGTGATGAGTTCGTCGTGGTGGGCAACGCCACCCATGAGCGAGCACTCGACGTCCTGGCCGACCGGATTCGGGACGTCATCAGCCGGCCCATCATCATCGACGGTCGGCCGGTGCAGGTCGCCGCCTCGATGGGGATGGCACTGGCCACGGCGGACGAGTCGGTCGAGGCGATCATCGCTCGGGCCGACACGGCCATGTACCAGGAGAAGCGACGGGCGCGGGCCTGA
- a CDS encoding acyl-CoA carboxylase subunit beta: MDLLLDDGSFVELDRLAVHRATGFGLEDKKVPGDGVVTGYGTIEGRQVCVFAQDFTVFGGSLGEVFAAKITKVMGLALKMGVPMIGLNDSGGARIQEGVVALGGYGEIFHANVQASGVIPQISAIMGPCAGGAVYSPAMTDFIFMVKETSHMFITGPEVIKTVTGEDVSMEELGGAMSHNTKSGVAHFASDDEEACIADLVYLLSFLPQNNLEEPPYETPTDDPERADEELNTFLPDSSNVPYDMRDIIGRVVDDGEFLEVQQHFATNIVIGFARLNGHVVGIVGNQPMSLAGTLNIEASEKGARFVRTCDAFNIPIITFEDVPGFLPGTEQEWNGIIRHGAKLLYAYCEATVPKLTVITRKAYGGAYDVMGSKHVGADINLAWPSAEVAVMGPQGAVNILYRRELAAAEEAGEDVEAKRAEFIEYYDERFATPYIAAERGYVDDVIEPANTRPALIKALELARTKREPAPARKHGNIPL; the protein is encoded by the coding sequence ATCGATCTGCTGCTCGATGACGGGAGCTTCGTCGAGCTCGACCGGCTGGCCGTCCACCGGGCCACTGGGTTTGGTCTGGAGGACAAGAAGGTTCCCGGAGACGGCGTCGTGACGGGCTACGGCACGATCGAGGGTCGACAGGTCTGCGTGTTCGCCCAGGACTTCACGGTCTTCGGCGGGTCCCTCGGCGAGGTCTTCGCGGCCAAGATCACCAAGGTCATGGGACTGGCGCTCAAGATGGGCGTGCCGATGATCGGATTGAACGACTCCGGCGGGGCCCGGATCCAGGAGGGTGTCGTGGCGCTCGGTGGCTACGGCGAGATCTTCCACGCCAACGTCCAGGCCAGCGGCGTCATCCCCCAGATCTCGGCCATCATGGGCCCGTGCGCCGGTGGCGCGGTCTACAGCCCGGCCATGACCGACTTCATCTTCATGGTGAAGGAGACCTCCCACATGTTCATCACCGGACCCGAGGTGATCAAGACCGTCACCGGCGAGGACGTGAGCATGGAGGAGCTCGGCGGCGCGATGAGCCACAACACCAAGTCCGGTGTCGCCCACTTCGCCTCCGACGACGAGGAGGCCTGCATCGCCGACCTCGTCTACCTGCTGTCCTTCCTCCCGCAGAACAACCTGGAGGAGCCGCCGTACGAGACGCCGACCGACGACCCCGAACGCGCGGACGAGGAGCTCAACACCTTCCTGCCCGACTCCTCGAACGTCCCCTACGACATGCGGGACATCATCGGCCGAGTCGTCGACGATGGCGAGTTCCTGGAGGTGCAGCAGCACTTCGCCACCAACATCGTGATCGGCTTCGCCCGGCTGAACGGTCACGTCGTCGGCATCGTGGGCAATCAGCCCATGTCGCTCGCCGGGACCCTGAACATCGAGGCGTCGGAGAAGGGCGCGCGCTTCGTCCGGACCTGCGACGCGTTCAACATCCCGATCATCACCTTCGAGGACGTCCCCGGCTTCCTGCCGGGAACCGAGCAGGAGTGGAACGGCATCATCCGCCACGGCGCGAAGCTGCTCTACGCCTACTGCGAGGCGACCGTGCCGAAGCTGACCGTGATCACGAGAAAGGCCTACGGGGGCGCCTACGACGTCATGGGCTCCAAGCACGTGGGGGCCGACATCAACCTGGCGTGGCCCTCCGCCGAGGTGGCGGTCATGGGTCCGCAGGGAGCGGTCAACATCCTCTACCGCAGGGAGTTGGCTGCCGCGGAGGAGGCCGGGGAGGACGTCGAGGCCAAGCGCGCCGAGTTCATCGAGTACTACGATGAGCGGTTCGCCACCCCCTACATCGCGGCGGAGCGCGGCTACGTCGATGATGTCATCGAGCCGGCCAACACCCGCCCAGCGCTGATCAAGGCACTCGAGTTGGCGCGGACCAAGCGGGAGCCGGCCCCGGCACGCAAGCACGGCAACATCCCGCTGTGA
- a CDS encoding PH domain-containing protein — translation MSDGDPQFAAADLDRVGRATTQFTLGLTFMIPAGIGLLSGSAALVLLMVLISATTMGLSWAMGPTGYDLDGTTLAVRRRFWRPWSADVDGFSRHDDPGRLGIRIGGSSGVFGWYGRFRRSDLGIFRAYLTTREETHVIPLTTSRGVVVVSPADRRGMVRALKRVLR, via the coding sequence GTGAGCGACGGCGACCCCCAGTTCGCGGCCGCGGACCTCGACCGCGTCGGCCGCGCCACCACCCAGTTCACCCTCGGGTTGACCTTCATGATTCCGGCCGGGATTGGACTCCTGAGTGGGTCCGCGGCGCTGGTGCTGCTGATGGTGCTGATCAGTGCCACGACGATGGGCCTGTCCTGGGCGATGGGCCCGACCGGGTATGACCTCGACGGCACCACGCTGGCGGTCCGCCGGCGGTTCTGGCGCCCCTGGTCCGCGGATGTGGACGGGTTCAGTCGGCACGATGACCCAGGTCGCCTGGGCATCCGGATCGGCGGATCGAGTGGCGTCTTCGGCTGGTACGGCCGCTTTCGTCGCAGCGACCTGGGGATCTTCCGGGCCTATCTGACCACCCGCGAGGAGACCCACGTGATCCCGCTGACCACGTCCAGAGGGGTCGTGGTCGTCAGCCCGGCTGACCGTCGGGGGATGGTTCGTGCGCTGAAGCGGGTGCTGCGATGA